A region from the Cryptosporangium arvum DSM 44712 genome encodes:
- a CDS encoding HAD-IIB family hydrolase, translated as MKQLDPGWRPKLVALDLDGTVVNYGPARTQPSLAVAAAVGRVIDAGVPVVVATGRAVLDALDTAVALGIHGVELVCTNGAVVYDAETGETTHRVTVDASAAAAALAERIPDAVFAAERDAKGFLTTDGFHREFTVGTQEVVDLATLVSEPVVRLVCVRPGWDVAQMAAVAREVLDPAQYSWDLGFSAWLDVQAAGVSKATGTAMVCADLGVDPSDVLAIGDGTNDIELFKWAGWAVAMGQAMDVVKDVADEITDPVDLDGCATALGRWFP; from the coding sequence GTGAAACAACTCGATCCTGGTTGGCGTCCCAAGCTCGTCGCGCTCGATCTGGACGGCACGGTCGTGAACTACGGCCCGGCCCGCACCCAGCCGAGCCTCGCGGTGGCCGCGGCGGTCGGTCGGGTGATCGACGCCGGGGTTCCGGTCGTCGTCGCGACCGGCCGTGCCGTGCTCGACGCCCTCGACACGGCGGTGGCGCTCGGCATCCACGGCGTCGAGCTCGTCTGCACCAACGGCGCGGTGGTCTACGACGCCGAAACCGGCGAGACCACTCACCGGGTGACCGTCGACGCGTCCGCGGCCGCCGCCGCGCTGGCCGAACGCATCCCGGACGCCGTTTTCGCGGCCGAGCGGGACGCGAAGGGCTTCCTCACCACCGACGGTTTCCACCGGGAGTTCACGGTCGGCACCCAGGAGGTCGTCGACCTGGCCACGCTGGTGTCCGAGCCGGTGGTCCGCCTCGTCTGCGTGCGGCCCGGCTGGGACGTCGCTCAGATGGCTGCCGTCGCGCGGGAGGTGCTCGACCCGGCGCAGTACAGCTGGGACCTGGGCTTCAGCGCATGGCTCGACGTCCAGGCGGCGGGGGTCTCGAAGGCCACCGGCACCGCGATGGTCTGTGCCGACCTCGGCGTCGACCCGTCGGACGTGCTGGCGATCGGCGACGGCACCAACGACATCGAGCTGTTCAAATGGGCCGGCTGGGCGGTGGCCATGGGTCAGGCGATGGACGTCGTCAAGGACGTGGCCGACGAGATCACCGACCCGGTCGACCTGGACGGGTGCGCCACCGCACTCGGCCGGTGGTTTCCCTAA
- a CDS encoding HAD family hydrolase, which translates to MLPVLVATDLDGTLIRSDGTVSEYTHGVLRRVRDAGVEVVGVTGRGPRLRTLSAAAVDVSRYLVCAQGGFVLDLETGGVLKATRIAGAVAAQAVAMIEERVGPVLVTVEAGEADHAPLHGDPTFEWPFPDPWEPADRETMFASELLKVFVAKPGLDVEEFFAVARDVVPATVGEVTYAGLGFLEICPTGVTKAAGLAVVCDTLGVAASDVLAFGDMPNDVPMLGWAGKGVAVANAHPELKAVAEEVTGSNDEDGVAHYLEELLPRES; encoded by the coding sequence GTGCTCCCCGTTCTGGTAGCGACCGACCTGGACGGCACGCTGATCCGATCCGACGGAACGGTGTCCGAATACACCCACGGGGTGCTCCGCCGGGTGCGTGACGCCGGCGTCGAGGTCGTCGGCGTGACCGGCCGTGGCCCACGGCTGCGGACGCTGTCCGCGGCCGCCGTCGACGTGTCCCGCTACCTGGTGTGCGCGCAGGGCGGGTTCGTGCTCGACCTGGAGACCGGCGGTGTGCTGAAGGCGACGCGGATCGCCGGTGCGGTCGCGGCGCAGGCGGTCGCGATGATCGAGGAGCGTGTCGGCCCGGTGCTGGTCACCGTGGAGGCCGGTGAGGCCGACCACGCCCCGCTGCACGGCGACCCGACGTTCGAGTGGCCGTTCCCCGACCCGTGGGAGCCCGCCGACCGCGAGACGATGTTCGCCAGTGAGTTGCTCAAGGTATTCGTCGCCAAGCCGGGGCTGGACGTCGAGGAGTTCTTCGCGGTGGCGAGGGACGTGGTGCCGGCGACCGTCGGCGAGGTCACCTACGCCGGGCTGGGGTTCCTGGAGATCTGCCCGACCGGCGTGACCAAGGCGGCCGGGCTCGCGGTCGTCTGCGACACGCTCGGGGTGGCCGCGTCGGACGTGCTCGCGTTCGGTGACATGCCCAACGACGTCCCGATGCTGGGCTGGGCCGGGAAAGGCGTCGCGGTGGCGAACGCGCACCCGGAGCTCAAGGCCGTCGCCGAGGAGGTCACCGGCTCGAACGACGAGGACGGCGTGGCCCACTACCTCGAGGAACTACTTCCCCGCGAGAGCTAG
- a CDS encoding AEC family transporter, with the protein MSSLGTQIAQSLPIFLLIVLGYALAAFAPWAREAGGALSTFVFNVSLPALLFSITSTPSRSTPSWKVVGAYFGGCFVIFAVARLVARFATTLDGIDGSLFAVGGVFSNNVLLGIPLAQAFLGPAALPVVAMVLIFNAAVLWTLATASIEQARGGELTARNLLRTAVTVTVTPLVLAIVVGTVVRLVGLRVPSLVAEPIESLGRAATPLALVVLGIGLQRYGLRTGWKISLGITVVKLVLHPLAVWLLAVALGLSAVETLAVVLMASIATGANVYLMAEKFGTLQGPVASAIVVSTTLSVVTTPLWLALAGK; encoded by the coding sequence GTGTCGTCGCTCGGAACCCAGATCGCGCAGTCGTTGCCGATCTTCCTGCTCATCGTTCTGGGCTACGCCCTCGCCGCGTTCGCTCCGTGGGCCCGCGAGGCCGGCGGTGCGCTGAGCACGTTCGTGTTCAACGTCTCGCTGCCGGCTCTGCTGTTCTCGATCACGAGCACGCCGTCCCGTTCGACGCCCAGCTGGAAGGTCGTCGGAGCGTACTTCGGCGGGTGCTTCGTGATCTTCGCGGTGGCGCGCCTGGTCGCCCGGTTCGCCACGACCCTCGACGGGATCGATGGTTCGCTGTTCGCGGTCGGCGGTGTCTTCTCGAACAACGTGTTGCTCGGTATCCCGCTCGCCCAGGCGTTCCTGGGCCCGGCCGCGCTCCCCGTCGTCGCCATGGTGTTGATCTTCAACGCGGCCGTGCTGTGGACGCTGGCCACGGCCTCGATCGAGCAGGCCCGCGGCGGCGAGCTCACCGCGCGGAACCTGCTCCGCACCGCCGTGACCGTCACCGTGACGCCGCTCGTGCTGGCGATCGTCGTCGGCACCGTCGTGCGGCTGGTCGGTCTGCGGGTGCCGAGCCTGGTGGCCGAACCGATCGAGTCGCTCGGGCGGGCGGCGACCCCGCTGGCGCTCGTCGTCCTCGGGATCGGGCTGCAGCGCTACGGGCTGCGCACCGGCTGGAAGATCAGCCTCGGGATCACCGTGGTCAAGCTGGTCCTGCATCCGCTGGCCGTCTGGCTTCTCGCCGTCGCGCTGGGGCTGTCCGCGGTCGAGACGCTCGCGGTGGTGCTGATGGCCTCGATCGCGACCGGCGCGAACGTGTACCTGATGGCGGAGAAGTTCGGCACGCTGCAGGGGCCGGTGGCGTCGGCGATCGTCGTCTCGACCACGCTCTCGGTCGTCACGACGCCGCTCTGGCTAGCTCTCGCGGGGAAGTAG
- the serS gene encoding serine--tRNA ligase: MIDLRFLRDNPDAVRASQRARGESESLVDELLAADERRRAAVAKADALRGEQKAVSNKVKAASKDERPALVTAARELAATVKAAEAEQAEADAVLREAHLAVPNVVEDGAPAGGEDDYVVIREVGAIPQLENPLDHLAIGEKLGAIDMERGSKVGGSRFFFLTGVGALLELALLNMAVAQAVEYGFTPMITPTLVKPEIMGGTGFLGAHADEIYRLEADDLYLVGTSEVALAGYHSDEIIDLSNGAKRYAGWSTCYRREAGSYGKDTRGIIRVHQFDKVEMFSYTTLDQAHDEHLRLLAWEEEMLAKVEIPYRVIDVAAGDLGSSAARKFDCEAWLPSQNRYLELTSTSNCTDFQSRRLNIRHRGASGRPEPVATLNGTLATTRWIVSILENHQQADGSVKVPAALRPFLGGRDVLAP, translated from the coding sequence GTGATCGATCTTCGCTTCCTGAGGGACAATCCGGACGCCGTTCGCGCCAGCCAGCGTGCTCGCGGGGAGTCCGAGTCCCTGGTGGACGAGCTGCTCGCCGCCGACGAGCGGCGCCGGGCCGCGGTGGCCAAAGCCGACGCGCTGCGTGGTGAGCAGAAGGCGGTCTCGAACAAGGTCAAGGCCGCGTCGAAGGACGAGCGCCCGGCGCTGGTCACGGCGGCCCGCGAACTCGCGGCCACGGTCAAGGCGGCCGAAGCAGAGCAGGCCGAGGCCGACGCCGTGCTGCGCGAGGCCCACCTCGCGGTACCGAACGTCGTCGAGGACGGTGCGCCGGCCGGCGGCGAGGACGACTACGTCGTCATCCGCGAGGTCGGTGCGATCCCGCAGCTGGAGAACCCGCTCGACCACCTCGCGATCGGCGAGAAGCTCGGCGCCATCGACATGGAGCGGGGCAGCAAGGTCGGCGGCTCGCGCTTCTTCTTCCTCACCGGGGTCGGCGCGCTGCTCGAGCTCGCGCTGCTCAACATGGCGGTCGCGCAGGCCGTCGAGTACGGCTTCACGCCGATGATCACGCCGACGCTCGTCAAACCCGAGATCATGGGCGGCACCGGCTTCCTCGGTGCGCACGCCGACGAGATCTACCGTCTGGAGGCCGACGACCTGTACCTGGTCGGCACCAGCGAGGTGGCCCTGGCCGGCTACCACTCGGACGAGATCATCGACCTGTCGAACGGGGCGAAGCGCTACGCGGGCTGGTCGACCTGTTACCGCCGGGAAGCCGGTTCGTACGGGAAGGACACCCGCGGGATCATCCGCGTCCACCAGTTCGACAAGGTCGAGATGTTCTCGTACACCACGCTCGACCAGGCGCACGACGAACATCTGCGCCTGCTCGCGTGGGAGGAGGAGATGTTGGCCAAGGTGGAGATCCCCTACCGCGTGATCGACGTCGCCGCCGGTGACCTCGGTTCGTCGGCCGCGCGGAAGTTCGACTGCGAGGCGTGGCTGCCCAGCCAGAACCGGTACCTCGAGCTCACGTCGACGTCGAACTGCACCGACTTCCAGTCGCGTCGGCTCAACATCCGTCACCGGGGCGCTTCGGGGCGTCCCGAGCCGGTCGCGACGCTGAACGGCACGCTGGCCACCACGCGGTGGATCGTCTCGATCCTGGAGAACCACCAGCAGGCCGACGGCTCGGTGAAGGTGCCGGCGGCGCTGCGTCCGTTCCTGGGTGGGCGGGACGTGCTCGCACCGTGA